The Arthrobacter sp. D5-1 genome segment TGCCTGGTCCGTGTCTTTTCCGGGACGTTGCGGGAGGATTCCGCCATCCATGTGGGCGGCAGGGGACTGGCGGACAGGGGCCATGAGGACCACGACGCCGATGAACGCGTCACCCACCTTTATTCGCCGGTGGGCTCCAGCTTGAAGGCCGTTCCACAGTGTATTGCCGGGGACATTTGCGCCATCAGCAAGCTCGCCAGCGCCGAGACCGGCGATACCGTGTCCGACAGGGAAGCGCCGCTGCTGATCGAAACGTGGAACATGCCCGAGCCACTGATGCCCATCGCCATCGAAGGTGCTTCACGGAGTGATGAAGACGCGCTGGCAAAAAGCATCGGGAAGGTCGCGGCCGCAGACCCGACGCTTCGATTGGAACGCAACCAGGACACCCACCAGCTCATCCTCTGGTGCATGGGAGAAGCCCACGCCGAGGTAGTCCTGGACAGGTTGCGCGGCCAGGGCGTCAAACTGCAGACCGTGGACGTTATTACTCCGCTCAGGGAGACTTTCGCCGGCAAAGCTGTGGGACACGGACGGCACGTCAAGCAATCCGGGGGCCATGGGCAGTTTGCCATCTGTGACATCGAGGTAGAGCCCCTCGCCAGAGGTGAAGGTTTCGCCTTCACTGACAGGATCGTGGGCGGGGCGATCCCTGCAACGTTCGTTACCAGCGTGGAAAAGGGCGTCCGTTCCCAAATGCTCAAGGGCGTATCCGCAGGATTCCCGGTGGTGGACATCAAAGTGACGTTGGTGGGCGGAAAAACCCATAGCGTGGACTCATCGGATGCGGCCTTTCAGGCAGCCGGGGCGCTGGCCCTTCGTGAAGCTGCGGCAGCCACCAAAATCCAGTTGTTGGAACCTGTCTCATCGGTGGTTATCAGTGTCCCTGACGAGTACGTAGGTGCCGTGATGAGTGATCTTTCGGGCCGGCGCGGCCGGGTTACCGGCACTACCGCGACCGACGCCGAGGGAACGGACATCACTGCCGAAGTGCCGGACCAGGAACTTGTGCGCTACGCCATTGAACTGCGTGCCCTCACCGCCGGAACCGGTCGTTTCCGCCGGTCCTACCTCCGCCACGAGCCCCTGCCAAAGTAGTGCCCAGGGGACAGGCTTAGGAGTTGGCCCGCAGGAACGCAGCCACCACGGGCGCCAGCGACGCCCCGGTCTCGGCCGCCCCGCGTTTGACACCCTTGACCGCGAACGAATGGTCACCGCCTTCGCTCCACTGGAGCGTCGCTGTCGGGCCTATCTTGCCCACCACGGCCTCCAACAGTTCCGGTGTTGCGAACGTATCCCGCGTGCCTTGGAGGAAGAGCATGGGCGTCGTAACTCCGTAGAGGTGTTCGTCGCGCAGTTTCTCCGGCTTGCCGGGCGCATGCAGGGGGTAGCCGAGGTACACCAATCCGCTGGCAGGCATGCCGTCGGCCACTGCCATGGACGCCATCCGACCGCCGAAGGACTTGCCCGCCGCCCAGAGGGGCTCACCATCGCTTAATTCAGCGGCCTTGTCCATGACGGCGCGCCACGTGGCGATGGCCAGGGGAGGGCGGTCGGGGAATCGCCGGCCTGCCTCGCGATAGGGAAAATTGAAGCGGAAGGTAGCCACTCCTTCGCCCGCCATCGCCTCGGCGAAACCCTGCAGGAACGGATGTTCCATTCCAGCTCCGGCGCCGTGCGCCACCACCAACGTGGCAAACGGGCTCTCCGGCCTGATATGGAGGGCGGAAATGTTGGATTCACCAACCGTGACGGTGACAGGTGTTTCAGTGTTGGGCATGTAACCATCATTGCCCATAGCACCGAAAACGCCGTGGGTGCTGACGCGCAAGCCCTTTACGGGGTAGCTTGTGCCCATGGCGAGCGAAGCAACCACTGTCACTGTTCCCGGTCCCGACGGCCCCCGGGAGGTCCGCATTTCCAGTCCAAGCCGGGTGATGTGGCCCGAGGCGGGACTGACAAAACTGGACCTCGCCAACTATCTCATCGACGTCGGAGACGCGTTTGTGGCCGCCAACGGAGGCCGGCCCGTCAGCCTTCAACGCTATTCAGGCAATATTGAGGGCGAGATGTTCTTCTCGAAAAATCCGCCCAAGGGCGCGCCGGAGTACGTCCGTTCCGTCCCGGTGACCTATCCCAGTGCCCGGTCCCATCCGCAGCTGGTCATCGACGAGCCTGCGGCTGCTGTGTGGGCAGCACAGATGAACACCGTGGTGTTTCACCCATGGGCCTCGCGTGCCGGCGATCCCGATAACCCCGATCAACTGAGGATCGACCTCGATCCCCAACCGGGCACCGATTTCGACGACGCCATCCCCGCTGCGCAGGAGCTCCGGTCAGTGCTGGAGGAAGCCGGGTTGACGGCGTTCATCAAGACATCGGGCAACAGGGGACTCCATGTCTACGCGCCCATCCACCCCAAGCATGAGTTCCTCGACGTACGCCATGCTGTGATTGCCGCAGGACGCGAGTTGGAGCGACGGCAGCCGGACAAAGTCACTACAGCCTGGTGGAAGGAGGAACGCGGGACCAGGATCTTCGTGGACTTCAACCAGGCAAACCGGGACCGAACCATCGCCGGGGCTTACAGCCCCCGCGCCGTACCCACGGCACAGGTGTCCTGCCCGCTGACGTGGGATGAGCTGGAAAGCTCGGATCCCGCGAAGTACACCATCACCACAGTCCCGGACCGTCTGGCGAAGACAGGCGACCCGTGGGCATCCATGCACGATCACCCCGGCGATATCGATGTGCTGCTCGAATGGTGGGAGCGGGACGTCAAGAACGGCCAGGGCGAGATGCCCTTCCCGCCTGAATTCCCCAAGATGCCGGGTGAACCCATGCGCGTGCAACCCAGCCGGGCCCGCAAGCCCGAGGAGTAAACCTGGAGTCTGCTTGCCGCGACGCCCAGCTCAGGGGGTAACGAGCCTCGCACTTGCGTGCGGGTTGCTTCTTTGTGGGTGCACCGGCACGCCGGACCCCCTGCCGACGCAGGCCACTACGCCGGCACTGCCTTCGGTGACGGCAACGGTGGCACCAACGACGACGGCCCCACCTTTGGTGCCGGCGGTCACCCCAACACCAAGCGCGCTGCCCACGGAGACCACCTTAGTTTCGCCGGCCTTCCAGGAGCTCCGGGCCACCTTGGAGCTCTTCTCCCGGGAGAAACTGGAGGAAGGAGCCTCAGCGGTGCTCATCAAGGCAAAAGTTGGCCGGCAGGAGTGGACCAGCGCAGCGGGAGTAAGGAGCCGGGAAGCGCGCACTGCTGTGCAGCCCAGCGACAGTTTCCCTGTGGGCGGGCAACTCCGGACCATGCTGGCAGTGTCCATCTTCAAGCTCGCCGATGAGGGACTGCTGACGCTGGACGACGCCGTCACCACGTACCTGCCGGGTTCCGTTGCTGCGGGTAGCCCCCTCACCATTCGCCAACTCCTGGGAAGCACCGCAGCTCTCCC includes the following:
- a CDS encoding elongation factor G-like protein EF-G2, translating into MSAKGTRETPRGAGPGMTEARRSDNGPALAPRDPSRIRNVALVGHSGAGKSMLVEALLAATGAITRMGSISEGTTVSDSDPSAVHQQRSVTMSVAPILVGDIKVNLIDTPGYTDFTGELRAGLRAADAALFVVSSADGIDAATIALWGECEKVRMPRAVVLSKLDHPRGDFSAAVVRCQEAFGESVLPLYVPAVGNTGLVSILNGPADGDPSSMPDGEEARGNLIEGIIAESEDETLMDRYLGGEELPLADLIKDLETAVARGSFFPVIPTSAETGVGLPELMALLTDALPSPVERITPAVMKLDGSPMKPLECDPAGRLAAEVVRTTVDPFLGRVCLVRVFSGTLREDSAIHVGGRGLADRGHEDHDADERVTHLYSPVGSSLKAVPQCIAGDICAISKLASAETGDTVSDREAPLLIETWNMPEPLMPIAIEGASRSDEDALAKSIGKVAAADPTLRLERNQDTHQLILWCMGEAHAEVVLDRLRGQGVKLQTVDVITPLRETFAGKAVGHGRHVKQSGGHGQFAICDIEVEPLARGEGFAFTDRIVGGAIPATFVTSVEKGVRSQMLKGVSAGFPVVDIKVTLVGGKTHSVDSSDAAFQAAGALALREAAAATKIQLLEPVSSVVISVPDEYVGAVMSDLSGRRGRVTGTTATDAEGTDITAEVPDQELVRYAIELRALTAGTGRFRRSYLRHEPLPK
- the ligD gene encoding non-homologous end-joining DNA ligase; the encoded protein is MASEATTVTVPGPDGPREVRISSPSRVMWPEAGLTKLDLANYLIDVGDAFVAANGGRPVSLQRYSGNIEGEMFFSKNPPKGAPEYVRSVPVTYPSARSHPQLVIDEPAAAVWAAQMNTVVFHPWASRAGDPDNPDQLRIDLDPQPGTDFDDAIPAAQELRSVLEEAGLTAFIKTSGNRGLHVYAPIHPKHEFLDVRHAVIAAGRELERRQPDKVTTAWWKEERGTRIFVDFNQANRDRTIAGAYSPRAVPTAQVSCPLTWDELESSDPAKYTITTVPDRLAKTGDPWASMHDHPGDIDVLLEWWERDVKNGQGEMPFPPEFPKMPGEPMRVQPSRARKPEE
- a CDS encoding alpha/beta family hydrolase, with product MPNTETPVTVTVGESNISALHIRPESPFATLVVAHGAGAGMEHPFLQGFAEAMAGEGVATFRFNFPYREAGRRFPDRPPLAIATWRAVMDKAAELSDGEPLWAAGKSFGGRMASMAVADGMPASGLVYLGYPLHAPGKPEKLRDEHLYGVTTPMLFLQGTRDTFATPELLEAVVGKIGPTATLQWSEGGDHSFAVKGVKRGAAETGASLAPVVAAFLRANS